A genomic window from Candidatus Thiocaldithrix dubininis includes:
- a CDS encoding PGPGW domain-containing protein — protein sequence MEAVYVGLGIASVLVFVLSLLLLPILVRKIPANYFVREHQDDPWHLLLQPRNILRNTLGILLIIAGIAMLVLPGQGLLTILIGIAIMNFPGKYELERWIVGRKGVLRALNWIRRKANVSDLIDPHAPESKA from the coding sequence GTGGAAGCCGTGTATGTTGGATTAGGCATTGCCTCCGTTTTAGTGTTCGTGCTGTCTTTATTACTCTTGCCCATATTGGTACGCAAAATTCCCGCGAATTATTTTGTGCGCGAACATCAAGATGACCCTTGGCATTTATTGCTACAGCCCCGCAATATCTTACGCAATACCTTAGGCATCTTATTAATTATCGCAGGTATCGCTATGTTGGTATTACCCGGACAGGGTTTATTAACTATTCTCATTGGCATTGCCATTATGAATTTTCCCGGTAAATACGAACTTGAACGTTGGATTGTCGGGCGTAAAGGGGTACTGCGTGCCCTAAACTGGATTCGGCGCAAAGCGAATGTAAGCGATTTGATTGATCCACATGCACCAGAGAGCAAAGCATGA